The region TTGATCTGGCCCGCATTAACTATACATTTCCCGCTGTGCAAATCATTACTGGCGATCGGGGAGAGTCCTGGTTGGCCAATGTCCCCCCGGAGGCGGTGGTTTACTGTGAATTGGGCTTTCATCTTGATTTAAATTCAGCCCAATTTGGCCCTTTGCCCTATCGTCGTGTGGCGGTATTGCCCCCTTCTTTAAAGGATTCGGAATGGCATGGTTGGGCCGACGAAATTATCCCCGGTAATGATCTTTCCCCAACTAATCCAGAGTCTTTGCCCAATTTATGGCGATCGCCGTTAACGGGAATTGTTTTTGATCCCCCCAGCCTAGAGATGATTCTCACGGAATTAACCGGGGGAGCCTACGGGGAACTACAACGGTTAAAGGGAATTTTTGAAATGCCGGACGGTCGGGCTTTTTACATTGATTTTGTCCAAGGACTGACGGGGATTGAATACGCCGAATTACCCCTGGAGCCTTGGTTGGAGGGTCGTCCCCAACGTTTCAGTGGCATTGAACTAGCGGGCTGGAACCTAAATCAGAAATTGATTGCCGATACCCTCCTGGAAGGCTGCCTAGCCGATGAAATTCTGACCCATTACCAGCAACAGTACAAAAACTTTAATCCCCTAGAGGAGGCGATCGCCTAATGAAACTTGCCGTTATTTCTTGCATCCACGGTAACTTTGAAGCTCTCAATGCCGTTTTATCGGACATTGATCAGCACAAAGCCGACCAAATTTATTGCCTGGGGGATTTAGTGGGCTATGGCCCCTACCCCAACGCGGTAGTAGAAATGATCCGCTCCTTCGATATTCCCACTTGCCAAGGCTGTTGGGACGAAGACATTGTGGAAGGTCTTAATGCCTGTGAATGTAGTTATCCTTCCGTACTGGCAGAAAACCGGGGTCGAGCGGCCCACGAATGGACGAATAATGTCATTCACCCTGAAGTGAGGGAATATCTAGCCATCTTGCCCCTAACTATGCGACATGAGAATCTTTGTTTTGTCCACGGTAGTCCCAACAGTCAGCACGAATATCTACTGCCCAGCATGGATGGTTTTGCCGCCTTGGAAAGGGTTTTAGCCACAGAAGCCGATGTTCTATTTTGTGGCCATACCCATGTCCCCTATGTGCGGGATTTGAAGGGAGGAACCATTTCTGTGCGGGTTGCCCAGAGCGCAGAAGATAAGGCAGATCAACAATTCACCACGCCCCTGAAACGGATTATCAACGCTGGATCCGTGGGGGAACCTCGCCATGGCAGACCCAATGCCACCTATGTTTTGTACGATACGGATACGACCCAGGTAACTCTGCGGGAAGTCCCCTATGACTATCAACGTACCTGCGCCGCCATTATTGACCAGGGATTACCCCCCATTTTTGCTTGGCGATTAGCCAGGGGATTAGAATTTGCCGAACGGGCCGATGATCCTAGCCATGTTTGCCAGCGTTAGCGATTATTTACGACTAAGAATAGAAGATTTATAGCAAATTTAAAAAAAAGTAATGATCAATAGTTACTGGGCAATTTGTAGTGGCATTGAGGGCAATCTGACAGCCTATGAAGCGGTATTAACCGACATTCAAAGTCTGGGCAATACCGTCACTGATTTGTACATTCTGGGAGATTTTTTAGGCTTACAGGGAGATAATCGGGCTGTTATTAGCCGCATCCAATTTCCCAGAGATGATGAACTGATTCCCCAAGTTTGTCTCGGTTGGTGGGAAGAACAGTGCTTCAATCTCCACGGCCTCCAGGGTTCCCTAGATGCCCTCGACCTGGTTGCCAAAGTGGGTACTGATGGAGCCAAGTTACTTTGGGAAAGCATAGACTGGGAGTTGGTGCAGTGGTTAAGGACTCTCCATTTTGGCTTCCATGAGTTAGATTGCTTACTAATTCACGGTAGTACTGTAAACCCGGCTGATGAACTAACCCCAGATACC is a window of Synechocystis sp. PCC 7338 DNA encoding:
- a CDS encoding GTP-binding protein → MRSPSLIAVAGPPGVGKTTWITEQLQNIACPTFYFSPGLGPISVDLARINYTFPAVQIITGDRGESWLANVPPEAVVYCELGFHLDLNSAQFGPLPYRRVAVLPPSLKDSEWHGWADEIIPGNDLSPTNPESLPNLWRSPLTGIVFDPPSLEMILTELTGGAYGELQRLKGIFEMPDGRAFYIDFVQGLTGIEYAELPLEPWLEGRPQRFSGIELAGWNLNQKLIADTLLEGCLADEILTHYQQQYKNFNPLEEAIA
- a CDS encoding metallophosphoesterase; translated protein: MKLAVISCIHGNFEALNAVLSDIDQHKADQIYCLGDLVGYGPYPNAVVEMIRSFDIPTCQGCWDEDIVEGLNACECSYPSVLAENRGRAAHEWTNNVIHPEVREYLAILPLTMRHENLCFVHGSPNSQHEYLLPSMDGFAALERVLATEADVLFCGHTHVPYVRDLKGGTISVRVAQSAEDKADQQFTTPLKRIINAGSVGEPRHGRPNATYVLYDTDTTQVTLREVPYDYQRTCAAIIDQGLPPIFAWRLARGLEFAERADDPSHVCQR
- a CDS encoding metallophosphatase, giving the protein MINSYWAICSGIEGNLTAYEAVLTDIQSLGNTVTDLYILGDFLGLQGDNRAVISRIQFPRDDELIPQVCLGWWEEQCFNLHGLQGSLDALDLVAKVGTDGAKLLWESIDWELVQWLRTLHFGFHELDCLLIHGSTVNPADELTPDTPAIELCDRLIRADANNLFCGRSGLAFECWVEPKQLQSQVTTLDGPQAPQDQGKSPRRIVGVGNVGRTKGQANYVLYNPATDIVKLKTVGY